In one Pempheris klunzingeri isolate RE-2024b chromosome 8, fPemKlu1.hap1, whole genome shotgun sequence genomic region, the following are encoded:
- the etfb gene encoding electron transfer flavoprotein subunit beta, which yields MSGRVLVGVKRVIDYAVKIRVKPDNSSVVTDGVKHSMNPFCEIAVEEAVKLKEKKLIKEVVAVSCGPQQAQETIRTALAMGADRGIHVEVTGKDYESLGPLQVSKIMAALAKKEDAQLIILGKQAIDDDCNQTGQMTAALLDWPQGTFASEVSLEGDKIKVVREIDGGLETIKISTPAVVTADLRLNTPRYATLPNIMKAKKKKIANMKPADLGVDVASRLEVLRVDEPPQRQAGVKVETVDDLLGKLKEAGTV from the exons ATGTCTGGTCGTGTTCTTGTCGGAGTAAAGCGTGTCATTGACTACGCCGTTAAG attCGCGTGAAGCCGGACAACAGTAGCGTGGTGACGGATGGCGTTAAGCACTCAATGAACCCCTTCTGTGAGATTGCTGTTGAGGAAGCAGTcaagctgaaggagaagaagctAATTAAGGAGGTTGTGGCTGTCAGCTGTGGGCCACAGCAAGCACAG GAGACCATCCGTACTGCCCTGGCTATGGGAGCAGACCGTGGCATTCATGTGGAAGTGACTGGGAAAGACTATGAATCCTTGGGACCCCTGCAGGTGTCCAAGATCATGGCTGCTTTGGCCAAGAAGGAGGACGCTCAACTCATCATTCTTGGcaaacag GCCATCGATGATGACTGCAATCAGACCGGCCAGATGACAGCTGCCTTACTGGACTGGCCTCAG GGCACCTTTGCATCAGAGGTGTCACTGGAAGGAGACAAGATTAAAGTGGTGAGAGAAATTGATGGTGGTCTGGAAACTATTAAGATCAGCACACCAGCAGTGGTTACCGCAGACCTTCGACTCAACACCCCCAGATATGCCACCCTGCCTAATATCATG aaagccaagaagaagaagatagcTAACATGAAGCCTGCAGACCTAGGGGTGGACGTTGCATCACGGTTGGAGGTGTTGAGAGTGGATGAGCCCCCACAGAGGCAGGCGGGGGTGAAGGTGGAGACGGTGGACGACCTTCTGGGCAAACTGAAAGAGGCAGGGACGGTATAG